The following are encoded in a window of Syngnathoides biaculeatus isolate LvHL_M chromosome 3, ASM1980259v1, whole genome shotgun sequence genomic DNA:
- the greb1 gene encoding protein GREB1 isoform X6, with translation MGNSYAGQLRTTRFEEVLHNSIEASLRSNIVVPRPVFSQLYLEAEEPAAQNGRTENDDENDEDGSESNSPPIPYQMKPPPEGCCTTDGFCQAGRDLRLSSLASDSLDVSPGFMLIGLKSPSLPDSLLVVAVDHRFLPDERGHNALLGFSGNCIGCGEKGFRNSQGVLVKGAPICWRGHDGRIRQMSSSLSELHATSDERTSSVALLRSSHAASSYTAASHANGVPQSSDTAQPLPNGIIPASSIAQAVINHSGPGRPSTAGMQTNAGPPKKRHKGWSPESSANSSSVLPSSTVATNGAKLDASATLSSSQRSSATLFPTGLSVAVPDQLLHTCGLQPVIFKGHGPLPQLTGNFNEVLVSSLLQSCYLSSQSLPRVYQHYGPSPIQPLSTEMQILLTVYYLVQLGPEQVPLIEDLEQIFMRSWRESHLSEIRQNQQPQTPASQGRHYGIEAPPTLSGLPQHLGLAPQQPLTPSQLPWLAQLAASSCGEGVVVLGEHVGSLAQGLQQMFSKLMEGRFENTNYIVVIVTASGHETQSCVVVTGKHQCRALAENMFSPNEGLREINYQLSSGEAQELIQFCSSLGQASSFTDGDIDSLLDGATLDSNEPSPLSSSQESTDEKSLKNTHSPKDSLSPKDRVLTPKETCSEFSVEWRDIRPIQLAVARKLLSHVCAIADSSTQNLDLVSFDRVSFLILVPPSEVTFQQTVLHLWSSGVLQELGTLEQDSVSQRQAEHYVVKMDQSAQVRVDSLIQEAHTNSYTLYILVHDHAHWDISSASYCSTDSGLGLVDQLLNSRKVRDAPNILILHVTSFPFALQTQFTRISPYNEIHWPSSYSNDVDLYHERTRYFGVSELLESTRSGSSLPLMRCDTSFESMASALEERFPKLHSAVIRTTVLIHHYCAALMAVSGRIGGSHNLHKHTSVETLGIVQALLSAAQQCPAHHGHMILLRIPSLALAAWAHRRLSRVRRQLGLEESFEIILGNPSQPLNIGHNFIDQIKLWLKIQEADWVPRTYLELEALPCILILSGAEPQGESLPRSLKYCDLRVISCSYLQRTTVEQELGLAAYLLKTESRSPHNPGPGSDLLESDGEKLSTTDIEEEESQENESSPVSSNQPVQSSPDVGTSDPFPTQSSTSTSPNVPKSAMDSTTQPSQAQAQPPTAQSSSQSFLYPQLSFPHSSQSLTLPVYSLAQPIFHPLAQTNSLAYFQTLPQHQVAHAPPQPLAPAVRSRRHPSKSTSSSSSSPRASSPHLSCSWARGVSRPPSVLLPRSLYDIITANDGSGLPRCTSFLPHMSVAWASSFRPLLSKMMTCTEQSLYYRQWTVPRPYHMDSNNRTEGRSDNFHPRRLLLSGPPQVGKTGAYLHFLGILSRMLIRLMEVDIYNEEEIHFSVQKDDVQYNPPDALWPDPEVVKALPFDYTVHDPKYDDISLVYCPGYKPACDATPVRQEDMCLRRRTTRIKLSKYAAFNTYHHCEQCHLYLGFNPRYQVNITQIYESTLHAFTFTHLLLGEEIQLYFIIPKSKEHYFSFNQPGGQLEGMRLPLAADRSPDCIKSPIFTPTTGRHEHGLFNLYHAMDGASHLHILVIKEYEMAVYKKYWPNHILLVLPPVFNGAGIGAAHFLIKELSYHNLELERSRRQEGSGATGDVWPFIILADDSCVMWNVVEFDARNGPAEHAASLKQVLQHMEDCPHLAHYGLCGIRKWSSRVFTDPTTWEPFSRGHLHDFLLLNVDRSQNVQYDQNRFTCHDVDFTLRLHSAGLLICRFNNFSVMKKQIAIGGYRTFIIKTKMTDVPTSVGPSQYVCAPDSKHLFLATPAQLLLEKYLQHTSHKLFPLSTKNYDHPVLSVDFYINLGPEVTVCFVSSRPHSVNICTTGLLFSGLLLCFADAFVTPSFLKKFSFLKGATLCVIGADRSSLRQTVGRLELEEEWRFRLSDEFQTANAKEDWPLFFLTGKHI, from the exons ATGGCCGGATAAGGCAGATGAGCTCCAGTCTCTCAGAGCTTCATGCGACATCGGACGAACGGACATCGAGTGTCGCGTTATTGCGTTCCTCACATGCAGCGAGCAGCTACACAG CAGCGTCTCATGCCAATGGCGTTCCTCAAAGCTCCGATACAGCACAGCCACTGCCCAACGGCATCATTCCTGCTTCTTCAATAGCGCAGGCGGTGATAAATCATTCAGGACCAGGGAGACCATCAACAGCAG GGATGCAGACAAATGCCGGACCCCCCAAAAAGAGGCACAAGGGTTGGTCCCCTGAATCATCTGCCAATTCTTCATCAGTCTTGCCGTCATCAACGGTTGCCACAAATGGAGCTAAAttag ATGCCTCTGCCACACTgagttcctcacagaggtcctCAGCCACACTTTTTCCCACTGGGCTGTCTGTAGCTGTGCCTGATCAGCTGTTACACACTTGTGGACTACAACCTGTCATCTTCAAAG GTCATGGCCCTCTCCCTCAGCTGACTGGCAATTTTAATGAGGTACTCGTCAGCTCTTTGCTGCAGAGTTGTTATCTGAGCTCTCAGAGCCTCCCCAGGGTTTACCAACACTACGGACCCTCACCCATTCAGCCCCTGTCAACCGAGATGCAGATCCTCCTCACTGTCTACTACCTTGTTCAGCTCG gCCCCGAACAAGTTCCCCTGATTGAGGACTTGGAGCAAATATTCATGAGGTCATGGAGAGAGTCCCACCTCAGTGAAATCAGACAGAATCAACAACCTCAAACGCCTGCGTCCCAAGGGAGGCACTATGGAATTGAG GCACCTCCTACGCTTTCAGGGCTCCCgcagcatcttggcttagcacCACAGCAGCCTCTGACCCCCAGCCAGCTTCCCTGGCTCGCCCAGCTGGCTGCATCATCTTGTGGGGAGGGGGTGGTGGTGTTGGGGGAGCATGTGGGGTCTTTGGCACAGGGCCTTCAGCAGATGTTTAGCAAGTTGATGGAGGGACGGTTCGAAAACACTAACTACATAGTCGTCATCGTGACCGCTTCCGGGCATGAGACACAGTCCTGTGTGGTAGTTACAG GTAAACACCAGTGTCGTGCTTTGGCAGAGAATATGTTCTCTCCGAATGAAGGTTTGAGAGAAATCAATTACCAGCTTTCTTCTGGTGAAGCCCAGGAGCTCATCCAGTTCTGCAGTTCCCTTGGACAAG CTTCCTCTTTCACAGATGGTGATATTGATTCCCTACTGGACGGCGCAACCTTGGACAGCAACGAACCCTCTCCCTTATCCAGCAGTCAGGAATCTACTGATGAAAAGAGTTTgaaaaacacccacagtccAAAGGACTCACTCAGCCCGAAAGATAGAGTTCTGACTCCTAAAGAAACTTGCTCCG AGTTCTCCGTGGAGTGGCGCGATATCCGACCCATCCAGTTGGCGGTAGCCAGAAAGCTGCTGTCTCACGTTTGCGCCATAGCAGATTCCAGCACACAGAACCTGGACCTTGTGTCCTTCGACAGGGTCAGCTTCCTCATCCTGGTCCCTCCCTCTGAGGTCACGTTTCAACAAACTGTTCTGCATCTTTGGAGCTCCG GTGTTCTTCAGGAACTTGGGACTCTCGAACAAGATAGTGTGTCTCAGCGGCAAGCTGAACACTACGTGGTCAAGATGGATCAAAGCGCTCAAGTCCGAGTTGACAGCCTTATTCAGGAAGCACACACCAACTCCTACACGCTTTATATTTTGGTCCACGACCACGCCCACTGGGACATCAGCAG TGCCTCGTACTGTAGCACAGACTCAGGTTTGGGTCTAGTTGACCAGCTCCTGAATTCCAGAAAGGTCAGAGATGCTCCCAACATCCTAATTCTTCATGTTACATCCTTCCCGTTCGCTCTGCAGACGCAATTCACGCGCATCAGCCCCTATAATGAGATCCACTGGCCCTCTTCATACAGTAAT GATGTGGACCTGTATCATGAGAGAACACGCTACTTTGGCGTATCAGAACTTTTAGAGTCGACACGCTCGGGGAGCAGCCTGCCTCTGATGCGATGCGATACTTCTTTTGAGAGCATGGCGTCTGCCCTGGAGGAAAG GTTCCCAAAGCTCCACAGTGCCGTAATCCGAACCACAGTTCTCATCCACCACTACTGCGCAGCACTGATGGCCGTCTCCGGAAGAATCGGAGGCTCACACAATCTCCACAAACACACGTCTGTGGAGACGCTGGGGATTGTGCAGGCGCTGCTCAGTGCCGCCCAGCAGTGCCCCGCCCACCACGGTCACATGATCCTGCTGCGGATACCTTCTCTGGCTCTGGCAGCGTGGGCCCATCGACGGCTGTCCCGAGTGAGGAGACAGCTGGGCCTCGAGGAGAGCTTTGAGATCATACTGGGGAATCCAAGCCAACCGCTGAATATTGGACACAACTTTATTGATCAGATTAAG CTATGGCTAAAAATCCAAGAAGCTGATTGGGTTCCTCGTACTTATCTGGAGCTTGAAGCTCTTCCTTGCATTCTGATCCTGTCGGGAGCCGAACCTCAAGGAGAATCACTTCCCAG gTCACTGAAGTACTGTGACCTTAGGGTGATCAGTTGCTCTTACCTTCAACGTACCACCGTCGAACAAGAGTTGGGACTAGCAGCATACCTGCTGAAGACGGAGTCTCGGTCCCCGCACAACCCGGGGCCGGGAAGTGACCTGCTGGAGAGCGATGGCGAAAAACTCAGCACCACTGACATTGAGGAAGAGGAGAGCCAGGAAAACG AAAGTTCCCCCGTTTCCTCCAACCAGCCAGTCCAGTCAAGCCCAGATGTTGGCACATCAGACCCCTTCCCTACCCAGAGCAGCACGTCTACATCTCCAAATGTCCCCAAAAGCGCAATGGACAGCACCACGCAGCCCTCGCAAGCTCAGGCCCAACCCCCCACTGCCCAATCTTCTTCTCAGTCATTTTTATACCCTCAGCTCTCATTTCCCCACTCAAGCCAGTCTTTAACCCTGCCAGTCTATTCCTTGGCCCAACCCATTTTCCACCCACTCGCACAAACAAACTCGCTAGCTTACTTTCAAACACTGCCGCAGCACCAAGTAGCCCACGCGCCTCCCCAACCGCTGGCTCCTGCCGTCCGGTCTCGTCGTCACCCCTCCAAATCCACCTCCTCGAGCTCTTCGTCACCTCGAGCTTCCTCCCCCCACCTGAGTTGCTCCTGGGCGCGCGGAGTGAGTCGCCCACCCTCCGTGCTCCTCCCTCGCTCGCTTTACGACATAATTACAGCCAACGATGGCAGCGGCCTTCCACGGTGTACCTCCTTCCTGCCGCATATGTCTGTCGCTTGGGCCAGCAGCTTCCG GCCTCTGTTGAGCAAGATGATGACGTGCACAGAGCAGTCGCTGTACTATCGGCAGTGGACGGTGCCCCGCCCGTACCACATGGACAGCAACAATCGCACCGAAGGACGCAGCGACAACTTTCACCCTCGCAGGCTGCTCCTCAGCGGACCGCCACAG GTGGGTAAGACTGGCGCGTACCTGCACTTTCTGGGTATTCTGTCTCGGATGCTGATCAGGCTGATGGAGGTGGATATTTACAACGAAGAGGAAATACATTTCA GTGTCCAAAAAGACGACGTGCAGTACAACCCACCCGACGCCTTGTGGCCCGACCCGGAAGTTGTGAAGGCTTTACCCTTTGACTACACAGTCCATGACCCCAAATATGATGACATCAGCTTGGTCTACTGTCCTGGATATAAACCAGCTTGTGATG CCACTCCTGTCCGCCAGGAGGACATGTGCCTCAGGAGGCGCACAACCAGGATCAAACTGTCCAAGTATGCGGCCTTTAACACTTATCACCATTGTGAACAGTGTCATCTGTACTTGGGCTTCAACCCCAGATACCAGGTCAACATCACACAA ATATACGAGTCTACCCTGCACGCCTTCACGTTCACCCATCTGCTACTCGGAGAAGAGATCCAGCTCTACTTCATCATCCCCAAGTCCAAAGAGCACTACTTCAGTTTCAACCAGCCCGGAGGCCAACTGGAAGGAATGCGGCTGCCCCTCGCCGCAGACCGG AGCCCAGACTGCATCAAGAGTCCAATCTTCACTCCGACCACGGGGCGCCACGAGCACGGTCTCTTCAACCTGTACCACGCCATGGACGGAGCCTCACACCTCCATATCCTGGTGATCAAAGAGTACGAAATGGCCGTGTACAAGAAGTACTGGCCCAACCACATTCTGCTGGTGCTGCCCCCGGTCTTCAATGGAGCTGGCATAG gagCTGCCCACTTCCTGATTAAGGAGCTCTCGTACCACAATCTGGAGCTGGAGCGCAGCCGTCGGCAGGAGGGCAGCGGCGCGACGGGTGACGTCTGGCCCTTCATCATTCTGGCGGATGACTCGTGCGTCATGTGGAACGTAGTCGAATTCGACGCACGCAA cGGTCCAGCAGAACACGCCGCCTCACTGAAGCAAGTCTTGCAGCACATGGAAGACTGTCCTCACCTGGCCCACTACGGCCTGTGCGGCATTAGGAAGTGGAGCAGTCGTGTCTTCACAG ATCCTACCACGTGGGAGCCTTTTTCCAGAGGCCACCTCCacgacttcctcctcctcaacgTGGACCGCAGCCAGAACGTCCAGTACGACCAGAACCGCTTCACGTGTCACGACGTGGACTTCACCCTGCGGCTGCACAGCGCCGGTCTGCTCATCTGCCGCTTTAACAACTTCAGCGTCATGAAGAAGCAGATCGCCATCGGAGGATACCGGACGTTCATCATCAAGACAAAG ATGACGGACGTTCCCACTTCAGTGGGGCCCTCGCAGTACGTCTGCGCCCCCGACAGCAAGCACCTGTTCCTGGCCACCCCGGCTCAGCTCCTCCTGGAAAAATACCTCCAACACACCAGCCACAAACTCTTCCCTCTCAGCACCAAGAACTACGACCACCCGGTCCTGTCAGTGGACTTTTACATCAACCTTGGCCCTGAG GTGACCGTGTGTTTTGTGAGTTCAAGACCTCACTCGGTCAACATCTGCACCACAGGCCTGCTCTTCAGCGGCCTTCTCCTCTGTTTCGCCGACGCCTTCGTGACCCCCAGTTTCCTCAAGAAGTTCAGCTTCCTCAAAG GCGCGACTTTGTGCGTGATCGGCGCGGATCGCAGCTCCTTGAGGCAGACGGTCGGCAGGCTGGAGCTGGAAGAGGAGTGGCGGTTCCGGCTCAGCGACGAATTCCAGACGGCCAACGCCAAGGAGGACTGGCCCCTCTTCTTCCTGACGGGAAAACATATATGA